In Pseudomonas nunensis, a single window of DNA contains:
- a CDS encoding AraC family transcriptional regulator produces the protein MSEKDTISIQLVREALLQSCAPGAATEEVLHKVGIDPALLDAVDARVPATSYARLWRLLARRGDDEFFGMDLRQLKSGSLEFLCRCAMVQPNLAAGLTSGLAFLSLMLEHLPAQLVRQQSLAEIVLLEDDQEPRRAFTYFTYWMIVHGVACWLAGRRIPILAIELRCPEPDFCDDYQVMFSENLRFDRPRTRMIFAADCLDLPIKRSPEELKRFLAHAPANILVKYRDPESLASRIKHDLRQLPAEQWPETEALAQQLCMSASTLRRRLAEEGQTWQGLKDSVRKELAIVWLAEPSISFAEIAARLGFADASSFYKAFRKWSGTNPGHYRSLILNEAS, from the coding sequence ATGTCGGAAAAAGACACCATATCCATTCAACTGGTGCGTGAAGCGCTGTTGCAAAGCTGTGCGCCTGGCGCTGCCACCGAAGAGGTGTTGCACAAAGTCGGGATTGATCCGGCGTTGCTGGACGCTGTTGACGCCCGAGTCCCTGCCACCTCGTACGCACGACTGTGGCGTTTGCTGGCCCGGCGCGGTGACGACGAGTTTTTCGGCATGGACCTGCGCCAGCTCAAATCCGGCAGTCTTGAATTCCTGTGCCGCTGCGCCATGGTCCAGCCCAACCTCGCCGCAGGTCTCACCTCGGGCCTGGCCTTTCTTTCGTTGATGCTTGAACACTTGCCCGCGCAACTGGTGCGCCAGCAAAGCCTGGCGGAAATCGTCTTGCTCGAAGACGACCAGGAACCGCGCCGCGCCTTCACCTATTTCACCTACTGGATGATCGTCCACGGCGTCGCCTGCTGGCTGGCGGGGCGGCGGATTCCGATCCTGGCCATCGAATTGCGCTGCCCGGAGCCGGACTTTTGTGATGACTATCAGGTGATGTTTTCCGAGAACCTGCGCTTCGACCGCCCGCGCACGCGGATGATTTTCGCCGCCGATTGCCTGGACTTACCGATCAAGCGCAGCCCGGAAGAACTCAAGCGCTTCCTGGCCCATGCGCCGGCCAACATCCTGGTCAAATACCGCGACCCGGAAAGCCTGGCCAGCCGGATCAAACACGATCTACGACAACTGCCCGCCGAGCAATGGCCTGAAACCGAAGCCCTGGCGCAGCAACTGTGCATGTCGGCCTCGACCCTGCGCCGGCGCTTGGCCGAAGAAGGGCAGACCTGGCAGGGTTTGAAAGACAGCGTGCGCAAGGAATTGGCGATTGTCTGGCTGGCGGAACCGAGCATCAGCTTTGCCGAGATTGCGGCGCGGTTGGGATTTGCTGACGCGAGTTCGTTCTACAAGGCGTTTCGCAAGTGGTCGGGGACCAATCCGGGGCATTATCGGAGTTTGATTCTTAACGAGGCGAGCTGA
- the efeO gene encoding iron uptake system protein EfeO, translating into MSTPNPPVASPPRALRWAVAGSVIVMIAAGGLFYYASKMAAAKRQTNHDEVVVNIHPKSCEPNALTVPAGHASFRIVNRSDRAVEWEILDGVLVVEERENIAPGLSQVINANLAPGDYAITCGLLSNPRGTLHVTPTAASDAAAKARPSMVAFIGPLSEFRVYLSSQSNALIKAVTALKQAIEAGDLAQAQALYVPARAAYQRIAPAAQRLAELDNAVNARADYFEKREQDSAFTGFHRLEYALFQQRKLDALAPVAMQLIIDITTLKQQLLAQSLPPEQLVSIVVRNLNSIADVRASSGEEERYSHTDLNGFAANLDAARKVVDLLRPLLSKSAAELLPKIDSAISAFDAELNGFKVKDGYASYDTVSAEQRKQIADKAKTLATVLDEIDPALGLSGL; encoded by the coding sequence ATGTCAACGCCTAATCCTCCCGTGGCTTCACCTCCCCGCGCGTTGCGCTGGGCGGTGGCCGGTTCGGTGATCGTGATGATCGCGGCCGGTGGCCTGTTCTACTACGCGTCGAAAATGGCCGCCGCCAAGCGCCAGACCAACCATGACGAAGTGGTGGTGAATATCCACCCGAAAAGTTGCGAACCGAATGCGCTGACGGTCCCGGCCGGGCACGCGAGTTTCCGAATCGTCAACCGCTCCGACCGGGCGGTGGAATGGGAAATCCTCGACGGCGTGCTGGTGGTCGAAGAACGGGAAAATATCGCCCCCGGCCTGAGCCAGGTGATCAACGCCAACCTGGCGCCCGGTGACTATGCGATCACTTGCGGCTTGCTCAGCAACCCGCGTGGCACCTTGCACGTGACCCCGACGGCGGCGTCCGATGCGGCGGCCAAGGCCCGGCCATCGATGGTTGCGTTCATTGGTCCGCTGTCGGAATTTCGCGTGTACCTGAGCAGCCAAAGCAATGCGCTGATCAAAGCCGTGACCGCCCTGAAGCAGGCGATTGAAGCTGGCGACCTGGCCCAGGCCCAAGCGCTTTATGTGCCGGCTCGCGCTGCCTATCAACGAATTGCCCCGGCCGCGCAACGTCTGGCCGAGCTGGATAACGCCGTCAACGCCCGCGCCGATTACTTTGAAAAGCGCGAACAGGATTCGGCCTTCACCGGTTTCCATCGCCTCGAATACGCGCTGTTCCAGCAACGCAAACTCGACGCCTTGGCGCCGGTGGCCATGCAACTGATCATCGACATCACCACGCTCAAACAGCAATTGCTCGCCCAGTCCCTGCCGCCGGAGCAACTGGTGAGCATTGTGGTGCGCAACCTCAACAGCATCGCCGACGTGCGCGCCAGCAGCGGTGAAGAAGAACGCTACAGCCACACCGACCTGAACGGCTTTGCCGCCAACCTCGACGCGGCGCGCAAGGTTGTCGACCTGTTGCGGCCGTTGCTGAGCAAATCTGCCGCCGAGTTGCTGCCAAAAATCGACAGCGCCATCAGCGCTTTCGACGCCGAACTCAATGGATTCAAGGTCAAGGACGGCTACGCCAGCTACGACACGGTCAGTGCCGAGCAGCGCAAACAGATCGCCGACAAGGCCAAGACCCTGGCCACCGTACTCGACGAAATCGACCCAGCCCTTGGCCTTTCCGGCCTGTAA
- a CDS encoding SDR family NAD(P)-dependent oxidoreductase: MQIENKVFLVTGGASGLGAATAEMLVGAGAKVMLVDMNAEAVAAQAERLGAQSVVADISNEAAAEAAVAATVKAFGGLHGLVNCAGIVRGEKILGKTGPHALASFSQVINVNLIGSFNMLRLAAAAIAETEADADGERGVIINTASAAAYDGQIGQAAYAASKGAIVSLTLPAARELARFGIRVMTTAPGIFETPMMAGMTEEVRASLAAGVPFPPRLGKPGEYAALVRHIIENSMLNGEVIRLDGALRMAAK, encoded by the coding sequence ATGCAGATCGAAAACAAGGTTTTTCTCGTCACCGGCGGTGCGTCCGGCCTGGGTGCCGCGACCGCTGAAATGCTGGTGGGCGCGGGCGCCAAGGTGATGCTGGTGGACATGAATGCCGAGGCTGTCGCGGCCCAGGCTGAACGTCTCGGCGCGCAAAGCGTAGTGGCCGACATCAGCAACGAAGCCGCTGCCGAAGCCGCCGTCGCCGCCACCGTCAAAGCCTTCGGTGGCTTGCACGGTCTGGTGAACTGCGCCGGCATCGTGCGTGGCGAGAAGATCCTCGGCAAGACTGGCCCGCACGCACTGGCCAGTTTCAGCCAAGTGATCAACGTCAACCTGATCGGTAGTTTCAATATGCTGCGTCTGGCCGCAGCGGCGATCGCGGAAACCGAAGCGGACGCCGACGGCGAGCGCGGTGTGATCATCAACACCGCATCGGCAGCGGCTTACGACGGCCAGATCGGCCAGGCTGCTTACGCTGCATCCAAAGGCGCGATTGTCAGCCTGACCTTGCCCGCCGCCCGTGAACTGGCGCGTTTCGGCATCCGTGTGATGACCACCGCTCCCGGCATTTTCGAAACACCGATGATGGCCGGCATGACCGAAGAAGTTCGCGCATCCCTGGCCGCTGGCGTGCCGTTCCCGCCGCGCCTCGGTAAACCGGGTGAGTACGCCGCGCTGGTCAGGCATATCATTGAAAACAGCATGCTCAACGGCGAGGTGATCCGTCTTGACGGTGCCTTGCGTATGGCCGCCAAATAA
- the efeB gene encoding iron uptake transporter deferrochelatase/peroxidase subunit, which translates to MKDLEQFSAQRRRVLMGMGAAGVALAGSSLSCPAMAASSQVTEAPSSEKTEDRHTFYGKHQTGIVTPRPASGMLVSFDVLAADRDDLERLFRTLNERIAFLMKGGAVTQVDPKLPPVDSGILGPVVTPDNLTITVSVGESLFDERFGLANAKPKRLIRMVGFPNDALEADCCHGDLSLQFCSNTTDTNIHALRDIVKNLPDLLLVRWKQEGSVPPQAPAKPGVPAQSARNFLGFRDGSANPDSNDAKAMDSIVWVQPGSDEPAWAANGSYQAVRIIRNFVERWDRTPLQEQESILGRVKSTGAPMGGEHENQVPDYAKDPEGKLTKLDAHIRLANPRTAQTQANLILRRPFNYSNGVNKNGQLEMGLLFICYQADLEKGFITVQTRLNGEPLEEYLKPVGGGYFFTLPGVTGDKDFIGRSLLDATQPAHQPKTTA; encoded by the coding sequence ATGAAAGACTTGGAACAGTTTTCCGCCCAGCGCCGCCGTGTATTGATGGGCATGGGCGCCGCCGGTGTCGCGTTGGCCGGCAGCTCCCTTAGCTGCCCGGCGATGGCCGCTTCCAGCCAGGTGACCGAAGCGCCGAGCAGCGAAAAGACCGAAGACCGCCACACCTTTTACGGCAAGCACCAGACCGGTATCGTCACGCCGCGCCCGGCGTCGGGCATGTTGGTGTCGTTTGATGTATTGGCCGCCGACCGCGATGATCTGGAGCGTTTGTTCCGCACCCTCAACGAGCGCATCGCGTTCCTGATGAAGGGCGGCGCCGTGACGCAGGTCGATCCGAAATTGCCACCAGTGGACTCCGGGATTCTCGGCCCGGTGGTCACGCCGGACAACCTGACCATCACTGTGTCGGTCGGCGAGTCGCTGTTCGACGAACGCTTCGGCCTGGCCAACGCCAAACCCAAGCGGCTGATCCGCATGGTCGGTTTCCCCAACGATGCCCTGGAAGCGGATTGCTGCCACGGTGACTTGAGCTTGCAGTTCTGCTCCAACACCACCGACACCAACATCCACGCCCTGCGCGACATCGTGAAAAACCTGCCGGACCTGCTGCTGGTGCGCTGGAAACAAGAAGGCAGCGTGCCGCCGCAAGCCCCGGCGAAACCCGGTGTGCCGGCGCAAAGTGCGCGCAACTTCCTGGGTTTTCGCGACGGCTCGGCCAATCCCGATTCCAACGATGCCAAGGCCATGGACAGCATTGTCTGGGTGCAACCGGGCAGCGACGAGCCAGCCTGGGCCGCGAACGGCAGCTACCAGGCGGTGCGGATTATCCGCAATTTCGTTGAGCGCTGGGACCGCACGCCGTTGCAGGAACAGGAAAGCATCCTCGGTCGGGTCAAGAGCACCGGCGCACCGATGGGCGGCGAGCACGAAAACCAGGTCCCGGACTACGCCAAGGACCCGGAAGGCAAGCTGACCAAGCTCGATGCGCACATTCGCCTGGCGAATCCGCGCACCGCGCAAACCCAGGCCAACCTGATCCTGCGTCGCCCGTTCAACTATTCCAACGGCGTGAACAAGAACGGCCAATTGGAAATGGGCCTGCTGTTCATCTGCTACCAGGCCGACCTGGAAAAAGGCTTCATCACCGTCCAAACCCGTCTCAACGGCGAGCCGCTGGAGGAATACCTCAAGCCGGTGGGCGGCGGGTACTTCTTCACCTTGCCGGGTGTGACGGGCGACAAGGACTTCATCGGTCGCTCATTGCTCGACGCTACACAACCCGCTCATCAGCCAAAAACAACCGCGTAA
- a CDS encoding AMP-binding protein yields the protein MRDYLSATSQFDYQHTVDAALAGDLTALNACVECCDRHALPGRIALFWEGRDGASATYTFTDLQDKAARLANFLLAQGVQKGDKVAGLLPRNIELLITVFATWRIGAVYQPLFTAFGPKAIEHRLSSSGAKVVVTDAVNRSKLAEVADCPTIVTVGGPKGQGIVRGDYSFWAELPNYSPVCEPLLLTGEDPFLLMFTSGTTGPSKALSVPLKAIVAFQSYTRDAVDLRPEDAFWNVADPGWAYGIYFGVTGPMSMGHPITFYDGPFTLESTCRVINKYNITNLTGSPTAYRLLIAGGEEFAKSIKGKLRIVSSAGEPLNPEVIRWFADNLGVVIHDHYGQTELGMVLCNHHGLAHPIHMGAAGFASPGHRIVVLDEEYKELGIGQPGILAIDRTQSPMCWFNGYEGAPTKAFVGNYYLSGDTVEWNPDGSISFVGRSDDVITTSGYRVGPFDVESALIEHPAVIEAAVVGKPDPERTELVKAFVVICEQYRATPELAEELRQHVRKRLAAHSYPREIEFVSELPKTPSGKLQRFILRNQEIAKAQEAAAHKASA from the coding sequence ATGCGCGATTACTTGTCTGCCACTTCACAGTTCGATTACCAGCACACCGTGGATGCCGCGCTCGCCGGCGATTTGACGGCGCTTAACGCCTGCGTCGAATGTTGCGACCGTCACGCGTTGCCAGGTCGCATTGCGCTGTTCTGGGAAGGGCGCGATGGCGCCAGCGCGACGTACACCTTCACGGATTTGCAGGACAAAGCCGCGCGTCTGGCCAATTTTCTTCTGGCCCAGGGCGTTCAGAAGGGCGACAAAGTCGCTGGCCTGCTGCCGCGCAACATCGAATTGCTGATCACCGTGTTCGCCACTTGGCGCATCGGCGCGGTCTACCAGCCGCTGTTCACCGCGTTCGGCCCGAAAGCCATCGAACACCGTTTGAGCAGCTCCGGCGCCAAAGTTGTGGTCACCGATGCGGTCAATCGCTCGAAACTTGCGGAAGTCGCCGATTGCCCGACCATCGTTACCGTTGGCGGTCCCAAAGGGCAGGGCATCGTGCGTGGCGACTACAGTTTCTGGGCCGAACTGCCCAATTATTCCCCTGTATGCGAACCGCTGCTGCTGACCGGTGAAGACCCGTTCCTGCTGATGTTCACCTCGGGCACTACCGGCCCGTCGAAAGCGCTGTCGGTGCCGCTCAAGGCCATCGTCGCCTTCCAGAGCTACACCCGCGACGCCGTCGACCTGCGCCCGGAAGACGCGTTCTGGAACGTCGCCGATCCAGGCTGGGCCTACGGCATCTATTTCGGTGTCACCGGGCCGATGTCGATGGGGCATCCGATCACCTTCTACGATGGCCCGTTCACCCTCGAAAGCACCTGCCGGGTGATCAACAAATACAACATCACCAACCTGACCGGCTCGCCGACGGCTTACCGTTTGCTGATTGCCGGGGGCGAAGAGTTCGCCAAGTCGATCAAGGGCAAGCTGCGCATCGTCAGCAGCGCCGGCGAGCCGCTGAACCCGGAAGTGATCCGCTGGTTCGCCGACAACCTCGGCGTGGTGATCCACGACCATTACGGCCAGACCGAACTCGGTATGGTGCTGTGCAACCACCACGGCCTGGCACACCCGATCCACATGGGCGCCGCCGGGTTTGCCTCGCCTGGGCACCGCATCGTGGTGCTGGATGAAGAGTACAAAGAACTCGGTATCGGTCAGCCCGGCATCCTCGCCATCGACCGCACCCAGTCGCCGATGTGCTGGTTCAACGGTTACGAAGGCGCGCCGACCAAGGCCTTCGTCGGCAACTATTACCTGAGCGGCGACACCGTCGAGTGGAACCCGGACGGCAGCATCAGCTTCGTCGGCCGCAGCGACGACGTGATCACCACTTCCGGCTACCGCGTCGGCCCGTTCGACGTTGAAAGCGCGTTGATTGAACACCCAGCGGTGATCGAAGCCGCAGTAGTTGGCAAGCCTGACCCAGAACGCACCGAACTGGTCAAAGCCTTCGTGGTGATCTGCGAGCAATACCGCGCCACACCGGAGCTGGCCGAAGAGCTGCGCCAACACGTGCGCAAGCGCCTGGCCGCGCACTCGTACCCGCGTGAAATCGAATTTGTCAGCGAATTGCCGAAAACCCCAAGCGGCAAATTGCAGCGCTTTATCTTGCGCAACCAGGAAATCGCCAAGGCTCAAGAGGCCGCGGCTCACAAAGCTTCTGCTTGA
- the efeO gene encoding iron uptake system protein EfeO, translating into MKKSPLALMLTLGLLSTPFSAFAATAPLDLVGPVSDYKIYVTEQLDQLGSHTQQFTDAVKKGDLATAQKLYAPTRVFYESIEPIAELFSDLDASIDSRVDDHEKGVKADDFTGFHRIEYTLFSEKSTKGLDELADKLNGDVKDLQTRVAGLTFPPEKVVGGAAALLEEVAATKISGEEDRYSHTDLYDFQGNIDGAKKIVDLFHPQIEKQDKAFIAKVDKNFATVDKILAKYKTKDGGFETYDKVKEADRKALVGPVNTLAEDLSTLRGKLGLN; encoded by the coding sequence ATGAAAAAGTCGCCACTCGCTTTAATGCTGACCCTTGGCTTGCTCAGTACCCCGTTTTCAGCTTTCGCGGCGACGGCGCCGCTGGATCTGGTGGGCCCGGTTTCGGACTACAAGATCTACGTCACCGAACAACTGGACCAACTGGGCAGCCACACTCAACAGTTCACCGACGCCGTGAAAAAAGGCGACCTGGCCACCGCGCAGAAGCTCTACGCACCGACCCGCGTGTTCTACGAATCGATTGAGCCGATTGCCGAACTGTTCAGTGACCTGGATGCGTCCATCGACTCGCGTGTCGACGATCACGAAAAAGGCGTGAAAGCCGACGATTTCACCGGTTTCCACCGCATCGAATACACCCTGTTCTCGGAAAAGAGCACCAAGGGCCTGGACGAACTGGCGGACAAACTCAACGGCGACGTGAAGGACCTGCAAACCCGCGTCGCCGGCCTGACCTTCCCGCCTGAGAAAGTGGTTGGCGGTGCTGCGGCCCTGCTTGAAGAAGTCGCGGCGACCAAGATCTCCGGTGAAGAAGATCGCTACAGCCACACTGACCTTTATGACTTCCAGGGCAACATCGACGGCGCGAAGAAAATCGTCGACCTGTTCCACCCGCAGATCGAGAAACAAGACAAAGCCTTCATCGCCAAAGTCGACAAGAACTTCGCGACCGTGGACAAGATCCTGGCCAAGTACAAAACAAAGGATGGCGGTTTCGAGACTTACGACAAAGTGAAAGAAGCTGACCGTAAGGCGCTGGTTGGGCCGGTGAATACCTTGGCTGAGGATTTGTCGACGTTGCGTGGGAAGTTGGGTTTGAACTAA
- the efeU gene encoding iron uptake transporter permease EfeU, translating into MLVPFLIMLREGIEAALIVGIIASYLKQTGRGQWMPAVWIGVFLAAALALLVGGGLELMSAEFPQKQQELFEGIVGLVAVGILSSMVFWMRKVARSIKHSLHVSLDHALAGSKHQVTALIAMVFFAVAREGLETVFFLLAVFQQSEGAAAPIGALLGLILAIIVGFLIYTGSMRLNLSAFFRWTGLFILVVAAGILSNSVQALHEAGVWNHLQTVLFDFSATLPMDGPLGSVLAGMFGYQDAPTVSTLGAYLIYLVVALVMFFLPAAAPVKQSSSVSSQ; encoded by the coding sequence ATGCTTGTTCCCTTTTTGATCATGCTGCGCGAAGGCATTGAAGCGGCGTTGATCGTCGGCATTATCGCCAGTTACCTCAAGCAAACCGGCCGCGGCCAGTGGATGCCCGCCGTGTGGATTGGCGTGTTCCTCGCCGCTGCTCTGGCGCTGTTGGTCGGTGGTGGCCTGGAGTTGATGAGCGCCGAGTTCCCGCAGAAGCAACAGGAACTGTTTGAAGGCATCGTCGGCCTGGTCGCCGTCGGCATTCTCAGTTCGATGGTGTTCTGGATGCGCAAAGTGGCGCGTTCGATCAAGCATTCCCTGCACGTTTCCCTCGATCACGCGCTGGCCGGCTCCAAGCATCAGGTCACGGCGCTGATCGCCATGGTGTTTTTCGCCGTGGCCCGGGAAGGTCTGGAAACCGTGTTTTTCCTGCTGGCGGTGTTCCAGCAAAGCGAAGGCGCGGCGGCACCGATTGGCGCCCTGCTCGGCTTGATCCTGGCGATCATTGTCGGCTTCCTGATCTACACCGGCAGCATGCGCCTGAACCTCAGTGCGTTCTTCCGCTGGACCGGTTTGTTCATCCTCGTGGTCGCCGCCGGCATCCTCTCCAATTCTGTGCAGGCTCTGCATGAAGCAGGCGTATGGAATCACCTGCAAACCGTGCTCTTCGACTTCAGCGCCACGCTGCCGATGGATGGCCCGCTGGGCTCGGTACTGGCCGGCATGTTCGGTTATCAGGACGCACCAACCGTCAGCACCCTCGGCGCGTATCTGATTTATCTGGTGGTGGCGCTGGTGATGTTCTTCCTCCCGGCCGCCGCGCCCGTCAAGCAATCTTCTTCCGTTTCCAGCCAATAA
- a CDS encoding TetR/AcrR family transcriptional regulator has product MNEITSNDTRDIILDVTEKLIYKSGIAATGMDLLVKTAGVSRKSIYRYFANKDVLVVAALQRRDVRWMNWFRTEVDKAPTPADRLLNLFSVLTTWFDSEGFRGCAFINTSGETGDPQDPVRLVAKDHKQKLLDYVSELCTEHGATDPQALAKQLLILIEGAITVALVMGDHSAADNAQCMARKLLDL; this is encoded by the coding sequence ATGAACGAAATCACTAGCAACGACACACGCGACATCATTCTGGATGTCACCGAAAAGTTGATCTACAAAAGTGGCATCGCCGCCACGGGCATGGATCTTCTGGTGAAAACCGCCGGTGTCTCCCGCAAGAGTATCTACCGCTACTTTGCCAACAAGGACGTGCTGGTCGTCGCGGCCCTGCAACGCCGGGATGTGCGCTGGATGAACTGGTTCAGGACCGAAGTCGACAAGGCCCCGACCCCGGCCGACCGCTTGCTCAACCTGTTTAGCGTGCTCACGACCTGGTTCGACTCCGAAGGCTTCCGCGGCTGCGCCTTCATTAATACCAGTGGCGAAACCGGCGACCCGCAAGACCCGGTTCGGCTGGTCGCCAAAGACCACAAACAGAAACTGCTCGACTACGTGAGCGAGCTTTGCACCGAACATGGCGCCACCGACCCGCAGGCACTGGCTAAACAGCTGCTGATCCTGATCGAGGGTGCCATTACCGTAGCGCTTGTGATGGGTGATCACAGTGCCGCCGATAATGCGCAATGCATGGCGCGAAAGTTATTGGACCTGTAA
- the pssA gene encoding CDP-diacylglycerol--serine O-phosphatidyltransferase, whose amino-acid sequence MPSLFKRSLLPKLRSFPLTADAVTILSGAAEYRRCLLEKIAQATRRIYIVALYLQQDEAGQEVLDALHAAKLARPELDVVVVVDWLRAQRGLIGAGKQPGNSAWYQEMTRTHASEVPVYGVPVQTRELFGVLHLKGFVIDDCVIYSGASLNNVYLHKFDKYRYDRYHLLQNSALADSMQHLIQHGLIASKAVHRLDLPNLPTTRSLRNDIGDLRSRLKHATYDTTAGGVAKGGLSVSPLLGVGKNNPLSRVICELIASAQHQLTICTPYFNLPLQVTREINRALARGVKIDIIVGDKTANDFYIPPSEPFKVIAALPYLYEISLRRFAKRHQQNIDSGQLNLHLWRDGDNTYHLKGMWIDERYTLLTGNNLNPRAFRLDLENALLIDDPKNELQAPRRKELAEIFENTQRVARYLDLETLPEYPGAVAKFLKRVSRVRIERLLYRML is encoded by the coding sequence ATGCCGTCGCTTTTCAAACGCTCTCTGCTGCCCAAATTGCGCAGTTTTCCGCTGACCGCCGATGCCGTCACCATTCTTTCCGGCGCCGCCGAATATCGTCGTTGCCTGCTGGAAAAAATCGCCCAGGCGACCCGGCGCATCTATATCGTCGCGCTGTACCTGCAACAGGACGAAGCCGGCCAGGAAGTCCTCGATGCCTTGCACGCCGCCAAACTGGCGCGTCCGGAGCTGGACGTGGTCGTCGTCGTGGACTGGTTGCGCGCCCAACGCGGTCTGATCGGTGCCGGCAAGCAGCCGGGCAACTCGGCCTGGTATCAGGAAATGACCCGCACCCATGCCAGCGAAGTGCCGGTGTATGGCGTGCCGGTGCAGACCCGCGAGCTGTTCGGCGTGCTGCACCTGAAGGGCTTCGTGATCGATGATTGCGTGATCTACAGCGGCGCGAGCCTGAACAACGTCTATCTGCACAAGTTCGACAAGTACCGCTACGACCGCTATCACCTGTTGCAGAACAGCGCGCTGGCCGATTCCATGCAGCACCTGATCCAGCACGGTCTGATCGCCTCCAAAGCGGTGCATCGCCTCGACCTGCCGAACCTGCCGACCACCCGCAGCCTGCGCAACGACATCGGCGACCTGCGCAGCCGTCTCAAGCACGCGACCTACGACACCACGGCGGGTGGCGTGGCCAAGGGCGGTCTGTCGGTCAGTCCGCTGCTCGGTGTGGGCAAGAACAACCCGCTGAGCCGGGTGATCTGCGAACTGATCGCTAGCGCCCAGCATCAGCTGACGATCTGCACGCCGTATTTCAACCTGCCGCTGCAAGTGACTCGGGAAATCAACCGCGCCCTGGCCCGTGGGGTGAAGATCGACATCATCGTCGGTGACAAGACCGCCAACGACTTCTACATCCCGCCGAGCGAGCCGTTCAAGGTGATCGCCGCGCTGCCGTACCTCTACGAGATCAGCCTGCGCCGCTTCGCCAAGCGACATCAGCAGAACATCGACAGCGGCCAGTTGAACCTGCACCTGTGGCGTGACGGTGACAACACCTATCACCTCAAGGGCATGTGGATCGACGAGCGCTATACCTTGCTGACCGGCAACAACCTCAACCCGCGCGCGTTCCGTCTCGACCTGGAAAACGCGCTGTTGATCGACGACCCGAAAAACGAGTTGCAGGCGCCGCGGCGCAAGGAGCTGGCGGAGATTTTCGAGAACACCCAGCGCGTCGCGCGCTACCTGGACCTGGAAACTCTGCCGGAATATCCGGGGGCAGTGGCCAAGTTTCTCAAGCGGGTGAGTCGGGTGCGGATTGAGCGGTTGCTCTATCGGATGTTGTGA